AGCAAATCAAAGAGCTAAGCGTAGGCATAAACAGAGCTTGCGAGGAGTTTGGCGTAAAGATAATCGGTGGCGATACGATAAGTAGCAAAATTTTAAATATAAGCGTTAGTATAATTGGTGAGCTAAATGGCAAAGCTGTGCTTAGAGAAAATGCAAAATACGGCGATCTAGTAGCTTTTACTGGCGAGCTTGGAGGCAGCCAAAAAGGGCTAAATTCACTTCTAAGACTAGCTCAAATTTCAAAAAACTCACGATTTAAAAAGCCTATTTTAAGAGATAAATTTTTCTACAAAGCAGCTCATCTTATAAACTCCGCTATGGATATCTCAGATGGGCTAAATACCGATCTTGCTAAGCTTTTAAAGGCTAGCAAAAAGGGTGCTAAATTTACAAAAAAGCTAAGCAAATTTGAGCTTAGTAGCGGCGAGGAGTATGAAATTTTATTTACTTTTAGTCCTAAAAATTTAAA
The sequence above is a segment of the Campylobacter concisus genome. Coding sequences within it:
- a CDS encoding thiamine-phosphate kinase, whose amino-acid sequence is MDKENFTIECFSNAYIGDDAAVLGKQVFSKDIFAQNSHFRHGWLSLEEIGYKAMIVNFSDTIVMNARPKFALLGLSLPKNFSPQQIKELSVGINRACEEFGVKIIGGDTISSKILNISVSIIGELNGKAVLRENAKYGDLVAFTGELGGSQKGLNSLLRLAQISKNSRFKKPILRDKFFYKAAHLINSAMDISDGLNTDLAKLLKASKKGAKFTKKLSKFELSSGEEYEILFTFSPKNLNAIKRIAAKTRTKISVFAKISNKRLKQNARNHHF